From Oryza sativa Japonica Group chromosome 4, ASM3414082v1, one genomic window encodes:
- the LOC4336145 gene encoding beta-glucosidase 12 isoform X1 has protein sequence MKDMGMDAYRFSISWTRILPNGSLRGGVNKEGIKYYNNLINELLSKGVQPFITLFHWDSPQALEDKYNGFLSPNIINDFKDYAEICFKEFGDRVKNWITFNEPWTFCSNGYATGLFAPGRCSPWEKGNCSVGDSGREPYTACHHQLLAHAETVRLYKAKYQALQKGKIGITLVSHWFVPFSRSKSNDDAAKRAIDFMFGWFMDPLIRGDYPLSMRGLVGNRLPQFTKEQSKLVKGAFDFIGLNYYTANYADNLPPSNGLNNSYTTDSRANLTGVRNGIPIGPQAASPWLYVYPQGFRDLLLYVKENYGNPTVYITENGVDEFNNKTLPLQEALKDDARIEYYHKHLLSLLSAIRDGANVKGYFAWSLLDNFEWSNGYTVRFGINFVDYNDGRKRYPKNSAHWFKKFLLK, from the exons ATGAAGGATATGGGAATGGATGCATACAGGTTCTCCATCTCATGGACAAGAATCCTTCCAA ATGGAAGTCTGAGGGGTGGAGTCAACAAAGAAGGCATAAAGTACTACAATAATTTGATCAATGAGCTATTATCGAAAG GGGTGCAACCGTTTATTACCCTTTTCCACTGGGACTCACCTCAGGCGTTGGAAGATAAATATAATGGATTTCTTAGCCCTAATATCAT AAATGACTTTAAGGACTATGCTGAAATCTGCTTCAAGGAGTTTGGTGACAGAGTGAAAAATTGGATCACCTTCAATGAGCCTTGGACTTTCTGCTCTAATGGCTATGCAACTGGCCTGTTTGCACCAGGCCGTTGTTCGCCCTGGGAGAAGGGAAATTGCAGTGTTGGAGATTCAGGAAGGGAGCCTTACACTGCATGCCATCATCAACTACTTGCCCACGCGGAAACTGTTCGGTTGTACAAAGCGAAATATCAG GCCTTACAAAAAGGGAAGATTGGAATAACTCTGGTCTCGCACTGGTTTGTTCCCTTCTCCCGCTCCAAATCCAACGATGATGCTGCAAAGCGTGCTATAGACTTCATGTTTGGATG GTTTATGGATCCCCTCATTAGAGGCGACTACCCCCTAAGCATGAGAGGATTGGTTGGGAATCGCTTGCCACAGTTCACTAAAGAACAGTCTAAGTTGGTCAAGGGTGCATTTGACTTTATTGGACTTAACTACTACACTGCGAACTATGCTGATAACCTTCCTCCATCAAATGGCCTTAACAACAGCTATACCACCGATTCTCGAGCTAATCTTACCG GTGTACGAAATGGCATCCCCATAGGACCGCAG GCTGCTTCACCTTGGCTTTACGTCTACCCTCAAGGCTTCCGTGACTTGCTACTTTATGTTAAGGAGAACTATGGCAATCCTACCGTCTACATCACTGAAAATG GCGttgatgaattcaacaataagACCTTACCACTCCAAGAAGCCTTGAAGGATGACGCTAGGATAGAATACTACCACAAGCACCTCCTTTCCCTGCTAAGTGCTATaag GGATGGAGCAAACGTGAAGGGATACTTTGCATGGTCGCTGCTTGATAACTTCGAGTGGTCGAACGGCTACACAGTTCGATTTGGGATAAACTTCGTAGATTACAATGACGGAAGGAAGAGATACCCCAAGAACTCTGCCCATTGGTTCAAGAAGTTCCTCCTGAAATGA
- the LOC4336145 gene encoding beta-glucosidase 12 precursor, whose amino-acid sequence MAAAGAMPGGLLLTFLLLAVVASGAYNGAGEPPVSRRSFPKGFIFGTASSSYQYEGGAAEGGRGPSIWDTFTHQHPEKIADRSNGDVASDSYHLYKEDVRLMKDMGMDAYRFSISWTRILPNGSLRGGVNKEGIKYYNNLINELLSKGVQPFITLFHWDSPQALEDKYNGFLSPNIINDFKDYAEICFKEFGDRVKNWITFNEPWTFCSNGYATGLFAPGRCSPWEKGNCSVGDSGREPYTACHHQLLAHAETVRLYKAKYQALQKGKIGITLVSHWFVPFSRSKSNDDAAKRAIDFMFGWFMDPLIRGDYPLSMRGLVGNRLPQFTKEQSKLVKGAFDFIGLNYYTANYADNLPPSNGLNNSYTTDSRANLTGVRNGIPIGPQAASPWLYVYPQGFRDLLLYVKENYGNPTVYITENGVDEFNNKTLPLQEALKDDARIEYYHKHLLSLLSAIRDGANVKGYFAWSLLDNFEWSNGYTVRFGINFVDYNDGRKRYPKNSAHWFKKFLLK is encoded by the exons ATGGCGGCAGCAGGGGCAATGCCCGGTGGCCTTCTCCTCACGTTCCTCCTCCTTGCTGTCGTCGCTTCCGGCGCCtacaatggcgccggcgagccgccggTCAGCCGGAGAAGCTTCCCCAAGGGGTTCATCTTCGGGACAGCCTCGTCGTCGTATCAG TACGAGGGTGGCGCAGCGGAGGGCGGCAGAGGACCAAGCATCTGGGACACCTTCACACATCAGCACCCAG AGAAAATCGCCGACAGAAGCAACGGGGATGTGGCTTCGGATTCCTACCATCTCTACAAG GAAGATGTGCGCCTCATGAAGGATATGGGAATGGATGCATACAGGTTCTCCATCTCATGGACAAGAATCCTTCCAA ATGGAAGTCTGAGGGGTGGAGTCAACAAAGAAGGCATAAAGTACTACAATAATTTGATCAATGAGCTATTATCGAAAG GGGTGCAACCGTTTATTACCCTTTTCCACTGGGACTCACCTCAGGCGTTGGAAGATAAATATAATGGATTTCTTAGCCCTAATATCAT AAATGACTTTAAGGACTATGCTGAAATCTGCTTCAAGGAGTTTGGTGACAGAGTGAAAAATTGGATCACCTTCAATGAGCCTTGGACTTTCTGCTCTAATGGCTATGCAACTGGCCTGTTTGCACCAGGCCGTTGTTCGCCCTGGGAGAAGGGAAATTGCAGTGTTGGAGATTCAGGAAGGGAGCCTTACACTGCATGCCATCATCAACTACTTGCCCACGCGGAAACTGTTCGGTTGTACAAAGCGAAATATCAG GCCTTACAAAAAGGGAAGATTGGAATAACTCTGGTCTCGCACTGGTTTGTTCCCTTCTCCCGCTCCAAATCCAACGATGATGCTGCAAAGCGTGCTATAGACTTCATGTTTGGATG GTTTATGGATCCCCTCATTAGAGGCGACTACCCCCTAAGCATGAGAGGATTGGTTGGGAATCGCTTGCCACAGTTCACTAAAGAACAGTCTAAGTTGGTCAAGGGTGCATTTGACTTTATTGGACTTAACTACTACACTGCGAACTATGCTGATAACCTTCCTCCATCAAATGGCCTTAACAACAGCTATACCACCGATTCTCGAGCTAATCTTACCG GTGTACGAAATGGCATCCCCATAGGACCGCAG GCTGCTTCACCTTGGCTTTACGTCTACCCTCAAGGCTTCCGTGACTTGCTACTTTATGTTAAGGAGAACTATGGCAATCCTACCGTCTACATCACTGAAAATG GCGttgatgaattcaacaataagACCTTACCACTCCAAGAAGCCTTGAAGGATGACGCTAGGATAGAATACTACCACAAGCACCTCCTTTCCCTGCTAAGTGCTATaag GGATGGAGCAAACGTGAAGGGATACTTTGCATGGTCGCTGCTTGATAACTTCGAGTGGTCGAACGGCTACACAGTTCGATTTGGGATAAACTTCGTAGATTACAATGACGGAAGGAAGAGATACCCCAAGAACTCTGCCCATTGGTTCAAGAAGTTCCTCCTGAAATGA